A part of Methanomassiliicoccales archaeon genomic DNA contains:
- a CDS encoding phenylacetate--CoA ligase family protein: MSPLQRLKVAVARMKLLSTKIDDDVEHPLEALIEMKVRRELRRDKDFQKALGRSRLSDVSRQDLVEYQLHKFRKQMRYTDANSIFYHNRFKKLGLEPGMIRTKEDLLKVPVTEPSELAAEPYSFLCVSQSKVMRAFTTSGTSGQRKRLFYTQKDVLNIIDSIASAFKNTGMRGDDTLHIMFPAVSAWDPSLMLDGACKVVGLSSNVCSSVDVDEQIKSMTQNKAKVIIGLTSFIYRITVLAKAKYDLRQFGMKAIICSSEPLSEAMRREIETAWGCKALSQYGMTEMGLATTIECFAQDGLHIDEGNYMAECIDLETGEHTRSRQPGELIWTSLEMEGSPLLRYRSYDLSSYIEPPCGCGFTSVGKIGKPRGRINSETKIGYGEKVFPLLFDEAVLSVSGVLGYQVIIDKVGYKDRLTFQVEFSGDTQWARKEIEERVLALDEIRSSMDNDLLEPIEVEVISSSSGFTPKKATIVDRRKIYDRT; the protein is encoded by the coding sequence GTGAGCCCGCTTCAACGTCTAAAGGTCGCGGTCGCGAGGATGAAGCTTCTTTCAACGAAGATCGATGACGATGTCGAGCACCCTCTCGAGGCGCTCATCGAGATGAAGGTCAGGCGCGAGCTAAGGCGCGACAAGGATTTTCAAAAGGCGCTCGGCCGTTCAAGACTGAGCGACGTGTCCAGGCAGGACCTTGTGGAGTATCAGCTGCACAAGTTCAGGAAGCAGATGAGGTATACTGATGCCAACTCGATATTCTATCACAACAGGTTCAAGAAGCTAGGTCTTGAGCCTGGAATGATAAGGACGAAGGAGGACCTTCTCAAGGTGCCTGTGACAGAGCCGTCCGAGCTCGCCGCTGAGCCATATTCTTTCCTTTGCGTCTCCCAGTCCAAGGTCATGAGGGCGTTCACCACCTCTGGCACATCGGGACAGAGGAAAAGGCTCTTCTACACCCAAAAGGACGTGCTCAACATCATCGACTCGATCGCCTCGGCCTTCAAGAACACTGGGATGAGGGGCGATGACACTCTCCACATAATGTTCCCAGCGGTCTCCGCATGGGACCCGAGCCTCATGCTCGACGGGGCCTGCAAGGTGGTCGGGCTGAGCTCGAACGTCTGCAGCTCGGTGGACGTCGATGAGCAGATAAAGAGCATGACGCAGAACAAGGCGAAAGTGATCATAGGGCTGACATCGTTCATCTACCGCATCACGGTCCTGGCCAAGGCGAAGTACGACCTTCGGCAGTTCGGCATGAAGGCCATAATCTGTTCCTCTGAGCCTTTGAGCGAGGCCATGAGACGGGAGATCGAGACCGCTTGGGGATGCAAGGCGCTGAGCCAGTATGGCATGACGGAGATGGGCCTGGCGACGACCATAGAATGCTTTGCGCAGGACGGTCTCCATATAGATGAGGGGAACTATATGGCGGAGTGCATCGACCTCGAGACCGGTGAGCATACGAGGTCCAGGCAGCCGGGCGAGCTCATCTGGACCAGCCTTGAGATGGAAGGCAGTCCTCTTTTGAGGTACAGGTCCTATGACCTATCGTCCTACATCGAACCGCCCTGTGGGTGCGGGTTCACGTCGGTGGGAAAGATAGGCAAGCCAAGGGGAAGGATAAACTCCGAGACCAAGATAGGCTATGGCGAGAAGGTCTTCCCACTTCTCTTTGACGAGGCGGTCCTAAGCGTATCCGGAGTGCTCGGGTATCAGGTAATAATCGACAAGGTCGGCTACAAGGACCGATTGACCTTCCAAGTAGAGTTCAGCGGTGACACGCAATGGGCCAGAAAGGAGATCGAGGAAAGGGTGCTGGCATTAGATGAGATAAGGTCGTCGATGGACAATGACCTCCTTGAGCCCATCGAGGTAGAGGTGATAAGCTCCTCATCGGGCTTTACGCCAAAGAAGGCGACCATCGTCGACAGAAGGAAGATCTACGACAGGACATGA
- a CDS encoding zinc ribbon domain-containing protein, which translates to MPERQGTGDPQHDCPECDTRTAPVAPLVLIAVGGLLLFFSLFFGLVGAIAEDGFLILAAVVLIVATVMLAVGIVMYKKDSERRHRLRQMRMMRARCQYCGTQNRSGARRCDSCGAPLK; encoded by the coding sequence TTGCCCGAGCGCCAAGGCACCGGAGATCCACAGCACGACTGCCCTGAGTGTGACACGCGGACGGCACCTGTCGCTCCATTGGTGCTCATCGCGGTGGGCGGTCTCCTTTTGTTCTTCTCGCTCTTCTTCGGCCTGGTCGGGGCCATTGCAGAGGATGGTTTCCTGATACTTGCGGCGGTGGTGCTCATCGTTGCCACCGTGATGCTGGCCGTCGGCATCGTCATGTACAAGAAGGACAGCGAGAGACGGCACCGGCTGAGACAAATGAGGATGATGAGGGCCCGATGCCAATATTGCGGTACCCAGAACAGGTCTGGTGCCAGACGCTGCGATTCCTGCGGTGCTCCCTTGAAATGA
- a CDS encoding DUF169 domain-containing protein, with translation MGDGKDWTKVREDLIISLRMRSDPVGVRMLRASELADLRETRVLRTTAVCQMIAMSRYEREEGVVAASVEGVRCLWATSCLGLTRTPERLLRGDLNRAFTKDVKAAKALQDMIFSIGNVEKRYGGIMTAPLDLVEGAVDAVVLYVTPGQALKLLLALSYQEGEVVTAPVTGQAAVCQGIARAVSEGKVTLEVPCVGDRTYGLVQDDELVFVTPAPKIDQLLQGIKGTDRFAPYPFRPFLRWPALFPPEFEPTRSEIDRD, from the coding sequence ATGGGGGACGGTAAGGACTGGACAAAGGTAAGGGAGGACCTCATCATTTCGCTCAGGATGAGGTCGGACCCTGTCGGAGTACGGATGCTCAGGGCATCCGAGCTTGCCGACCTTCGCGAAACGAGGGTCTTGAGGACCACGGCGGTCTGCCAGATGATCGCGATGTCCAGATATGAGAGGGAGGAGGGTGTCGTGGCCGCATCAGTCGAAGGGGTGAGATGCCTTTGGGCCACCAGCTGCCTGGGCTTGACTAGGACACCGGAAAGGCTCCTCAGAGGGGACCTCAACAGGGCGTTCACGAAGGATGTTAAGGCGGCAAAGGCCCTTCAGGACATGATCTTCTCCATCGGGAACGTCGAGAAAAGATATGGCGGCATAATGACCGCCCCCCTCGACCTGGTCGAAGGGGCCGTTGACGCCGTGGTCTTGTATGTCACGCCCGGTCAGGCATTGAAGCTGTTGCTGGCACTTAGCTATCAGGAGGGAGAGGTCGTCACTGCACCGGTGACGGGTCAGGCGGCCGTGTGCCAGGGGATAGCACGAGCGGTGTCCGAGGGGAAGGTCACATTAGAGGTCCCGTGCGTGGGGGACAGGACCTATGGGCTGGTCCAGGACGATGAGCTCGTCTTCGTGACGCCAGCACCCAAGATCGACCAGCTGCTCCAAGGGATCAAGGGGACAGACCGGTTCGCCCCTTATCCGTTCAGGCCTTTCCTGAGATGGCCCGCCCTCTTCCCGCCCGAGTTCGAACCGACAAGGTCCGAGATAGACCGCGACTAA
- a CDS encoding radical SAM protein, with translation MIEKIGETRSLCPQCLKTIPAHKIAENDAIYLEKECPEHGRFRTIIWRGVQDYKDLTRYACVTNRPTKVAVQEKERCPEVCGLCPDHTQNTCLVVMEITNSCNLKCPICFASANEKYKFHPSLDEIKKMYQTMLEYVNHPICVQISGGEPTIRDDLPDIVRLGKSMGIDHIEVNTNGVRFGQDLEFLKKVKEAGVDSLYFSFDGLTPEVYLATCGKDLLQAKLDAISNCAKVGMGVTLVCVVSPNINLDQVGDVINFAKKNVPTVKGVHFQPIAYFGRYPIVPRDLDRVTIPDLLVAIEKQTKGELRADNFIPTSCSNVHCDAKSMSVILEDGSMFPLTSRALGPPRETSAIATKTRKEISDLWRFIEESLNLDEDTNKENSWGSFIERAKTMYLTVSTMAFQDAWNVETERLCNCCIHTVTPDGKLIPFCLFNINGADGRTLYRHEMWSKFAKKE, from the coding sequence ATGATAGAGAAGATAGGAGAGACCCGCAGCCTTTGCCCTCAATGCCTCAAGACCATTCCTGCTCACAAGATAGCAGAGAACGATGCGATCTATCTCGAGAAGGAATGCCCCGAGCACGGCAGGTTCCGTACGATCATTTGGAGGGGGGTGCAGGACTACAAGGACCTGACACGGTATGCATGCGTGACCAACAGGCCTACAAAGGTCGCGGTGCAAGAAAAGGAGCGGTGTCCAGAGGTTTGTGGGCTCTGTCCCGACCACACGCAGAACACATGTCTCGTGGTAATGGAGATAACGAACTCCTGCAACCTCAAGTGCCCGATCTGTTTCGCATCTGCGAACGAGAAATACAAGTTCCACCCCTCGCTGGATGAGATCAAGAAGATGTATCAGACGATGTTGGAATATGTGAACCACCCTATCTGCGTACAGATATCTGGCGGGGAACCGACGATAAGGGACGACCTTCCGGACATCGTCAGGCTGGGCAAGAGCATGGGCATAGACCATATAGAGGTCAACACCAACGGGGTGAGGTTCGGTCAGGACCTCGAGTTCCTGAAAAAGGTGAAGGAGGCAGGGGTCGACTCGCTCTATTTCTCATTCGACGGACTTACACCAGAGGTCTACCTTGCGACATGTGGGAAGGACCTGCTTCAGGCGAAGCTCGACGCCATCTCTAACTGTGCCAAGGTCGGCATGGGAGTGACATTGGTGTGCGTGGTCTCCCCGAACATCAACCTGGACCAGGTGGGCGATGTCATAAACTTCGCCAAGAAGAACGTGCCTACGGTGAAGGGGGTGCATTTCCAGCCCATTGCCTATTTCGGCAGGTATCCCATTGTCCCGAGGGACCTGGACAGGGTGACCATCCCGGACCTCTTGGTGGCCATAGAGAAGCAGACCAAGGGGGAGCTGAGGGCCGACAACTTCATCCCCACCTCATGCAGCAACGTGCATTGTGATGCAAAATCGATGTCAGTGATACTTGAGGACGGCTCAATGTTCCCCCTGACCTCGAGGGCCCTTGGCCCACCAAGGGAGACGAGCGCCATCGCCACAAAGACCAGGAAGGAGATCTCGGACCTCTGGCGCTTCATCGAGGAATCTCTAAATCTGGACGAGGATACGAACAAGGAGAACTCCTGGGGGTCTTTCATCGAAAGGGCCAAGACCATGTACCTGACCGTCTCGACGATGGCTTTCCAGGACGCATGGAACGTTGAGACGGAGAGGCTCTGCAACTGTTGCATCCACACAGTGACCCCGGATGGCAAGCTGATACCTTTCTGCCTCTTCAACATAAACGGGGCCGATGGGAGGACGCTCTATCGTCATGAGATGTGGTCGAAGTTCGCGAAGAAGGAGTGA